In Nocardioides bizhenqiangii, the DNA window CGGCTGCGTTGCGCACCTCGTCGCCGAAGTGTCCCTCGAGCGAGGTCAGGTGGTCGAGGTCGACCGCGATGCCGGTCTGCTCCATCCGGGCCAGCAGGTGCACCAGCGGCAGCTCGACCTCGGTCAGCAGCCGCGAGCCCCCGGCCCGCTCCAGCTCGCCCTCGAGTGCCGTGGACAGATCGATCACGGCGCGGGCGTAGAGCATCGCCGTCGAGGCGGCGTCGGCCGCTCCATCGTCGAAGAGCGCGCCCTGGTCGCTCTCTGCCTCGCCCTTGAGCTCGCGCCGCAGGTAACGCAGCGTGAGGTCGGCCAGGTCGTAGGAGCGCTGGTCGGGGCGGGCGAGGTAGGCCGTGAGCGCGGTGTCGCTCACGACCCCGGCGAGCACCCACCCGTGCGCCGCGAGCGCGAGCTCGGGACCCTTGGCGTCGTGGAGGACCTTCGGCCGGGCCGGGTCGGCCAGCCAGCCGGCCACCGCGGCCTCGTCGTCGGGACCGAGGCCGGTCACGCCCACGAAGGCCGCCTGGCCGTCGGCGACCGCGAAGCCGAGCCCGTCGACCGATCCCGTGCCGGCCGCCCAGCTGCCGCGCACGTGGAGGCCCACCACCTGGTCGCCGAGGCCATCGAGGAAGTCCTTGACCTCGCCGTCGACCAGGGTGCGGCCGGCCAGCTCGAAACCGCCCTCCTCGATCGGCTCCTCGTCGGCCAGCGTCTCGATGGTGCGGGTGCGGAGCTCGCCGCGGAACTCGAGCTCGTCGAAGAGGGTGAGCGCGGCCTGCCGGTCCCACGGCTGGAGCACCAGCTCGGTCGGCCGGACGCCGAGGTCGAGATCGGTCACCAGCGCGTTGAGCCGGCGGTTGCGGATGACGTCGCCGAGGTGCTCGCGAAGCGCGTCGCCCTTCTTGCCGGTGATCTCGTCGGCGTGGGCGATGACGTTGACGAGACCGTCGTAGGTGTTGAGCCACTTGGCGGCGAAGCCCTGGCCGACTCCCGGCACACCCGGGAGGTTGTCGGACGTCTCGCCGACGATCGCGGCGAGCTCGGGATAGCGCTCGGGCGGCACGCCGTACTTGTCCACGACCGCCCCGGGGGTCATCCGGGCGAGGTCGGAGACGCCGCGCATCGGGTAGAGCACCGTCGACCGGTCCGTGACCAGCTGCAGGGAGTCGCGGTCGCCGGTGAGGATCAGCACCTCCATGTCGGCGGTCTCGTCTGCGAGCGCCTGGGTGACCAGGGTCGCGATGATGTCGTCGGCCTCGTAGCCCTCGGCCTTGAGATAGGGGATGGCGAACGCGTCGAGCATCCGCTCGATCAGCGGGAGCTGGCTGCTGAACTCGCCCGGGGTCTTGTTGCGCTTGGCCTTGTACTCGGAGTACTCCGCCAGCCGGAAGGTCTGGCGGGAGACGTCGAACGCGACCGCGGCGTGGGTCGGCTGCTCGTCGCGGAGCACGTTGACCAGCATCGAGGTGAACCCGTAGACCGCGTTGGTGTGCTGCCCGGTCGCGGTCGAGAAGTTCTCGACCGGGAGGGCGAAGAACGCGCGGTAGGCCAGCGAGTGGCCGTCGAGGAGGAGCAGGCGCGGGCGCACGTCGGGAGACTCAGGCACCCGACGACTCTAGCCATCCCTGCCGACAGCAGAATGGCCCCATGACCCAAGAGCCCGGAACCGCCGACGCAGCGCCGATCGACATCGCGGACTTCCTCGCCTCCCTGCCCGACGGCGCCGGTCGGCTCAACGAGAAGCTCGGCGTGCAGCTGGTCGAGATCTCCGCCGAGCGGGTGGTCGGCACCATGCCCGTCGAGGGCAACACCCAGCCGTTCCGGCTCCTCCACGGCGGAGCGTCGGTCGCCCTCGCCGAGACGCTCGGCTCGGTCGGGTCCGGCCTCCACGCCGCGCAGTACGGCAAGGTGTCGGTCGGCGTCGACATCAACGCGACCCACCACCGCGCCGCGACGTCCGGCACCGTGACCGGTACCGCGACGGCGATCCACCTCGGTCGCTCCAGTGCGGCCTACGAGGTCGTCATCGTCGACGAGCGGGGGAAGCGGGTCTGCACGTCGCGCATCACCTGCGCACTGATCGACCCGCGCTGACCCGCACTGACCCGCGCTGACCCGTGCTCGCTCAGTCCGGGAGCGACACGTCGGACTGGGTGGCCCGGGCGCGGCGCTGGTTGCGGCGGGCGACGAGGATCCGCGGTGTGCTGCGCCCGTGGCCGGCGGGCGCGGACGGTGTCAGCCGGCTTCGCACGACGGCGGTCGGCGCGATGCGGAAGGTGGCCGCCGGTGCGAGCGCGATCCGCGCCATGAACCGGTTGGCGTCGCGAGCGGTCGCCGGCACCGCGGTCGTCACGTGCAGCACGCCGTTCTCCTCGGCGAACGCGACCGCGGCCTCCATCAGCGTGCGGCCGACGCCGCGCCGCCGGTACTGGACGAAGACGCGGGGCTGGATCGACTGCACGCACGGCTCGAGGTTGATCGGCGACACCGTGGTCAGGCGCAGGAAGACGCTCCCGGCGACATGGCCGTCGTACTCGACGACGATGAAACGCTGCTCCGGCGAGGCGGCCGCACCCTTGATCACGAGCTCGAGGTCGGCGATCTGCTCGGCTCTGTCGACGCGTCGCAGCACGTCGCTCCAGAGGTCGGCGAGCTCGGGCGCGTCCTCGCTGCGGGCGATCCTGGGCGTCAGGCCGGGCCGGCTCATCACGTCTCCCCTCGTGGGTCGGTTGTCCTGGATGCACCCTACGCTCGCACCCGGCCGGGTCAACACGCCCCGTGCTCGCAGGCGGTCCTGGCCGGACCACCCGGTTTTGTTGTAGGACCGTTGTCGTTTTCCGGATCGCACCTGCCTCGCGTGGGCCTAGGGTGGCTGCTGCGGTGGGCCAGGCTGGGTGTGACCCGGGTCACGCTATAGTCCGCTGGTTGGCCCGCCGGGAGGATCCCGGTCACGAATCGACAGGAGCCCGGATTTGTCCTGGACCAGGACCATGCGCCTTCTCGCCCTGGCGCTCATGACTTTGGCTTTCCTCGGCGTGGCGGCACCGGCCCAGGCCGGTGATGTCTCTGCCGAGGAGACCGCGACCGAGTGCGCGCTGGTCAAGCCCACCGACGACGACACGATCTCCATCCTCGGCCGCATCTGCGACCGCCGCGAGCGGCCGCCCATCGCGGTGCCCGACGTCACGGTGACCGTCGAGGACTCCGAGGGCAACGAGATCGGCGAGGCCACCTCGGCAGCGGACGGGACGTTCGTGGTCGACCTGCCCGGGGCTGCGATCGAGCACCTGGGCAAGTCGTACACGGTGATCCTGGACGAGTCGACCCTGCCGGAGGGCACCAAGCCCGAGATCACGAGCCGCACGATCAACATCAACATCGACAACGACCAGACGGTGATCTTCCCCGTCGGTGACGCTGGGCCGTCCGCGCCCGGCAAGTTCACCGAGGCGTTGCAGCTGGCGGTCGGCGGGCTCGTGTTCTCGGTCCTCCTGGCGATGGCCGCGCTCGGCCTCTCCATGATCTTCGGCACCACCGGCCTCACCAACTTCGCGCACGGCGAGCTGATCACCTTCGGCGCGCTGGCGGCCTTCTTCATCGATCGGCTGCCCGGGCAGATCGAGGTGGGCGGGGCCGACATCACCGTGATCCTCGGTGTCCTCTCGGCATTCGTCCTCGGCGGCGTGTTCGGCTGGCTCAACGACACCGCGCTGTGGCGACCGCTGCGCCGGCGTGGCACCGGCCTGGTCGCGATGATGATCGTGAGCATCGGGCTGTCGCTCTTCCTGCGCAACGTCTACCAGTACTTCGCGGGCGCGCAGCAGCGCAACTACTCGCAGTACGGCGCCGTGGAGCCCTGGGAGATCGGCGACATCCTGCTGACCCCCAAGGAGCTGATCGTCATCGTGCTGGGCCTCGCGGTGCTGGTCGCCGCGACGAGCCTGCTGCAGTTCACCCGCCTCGGCAAGGCGACCCGGGCTGTCGCCGACAACCCCGGGTTGGCCGCGTCGACCGGGATCAACGTCGAGCGGGTCATCAACATCGTCTGGATCGGGGGTGCGGCGCTGGCCGGGCTCGCAGGGGCGCTGCTGGGGGTGACCCAGGGCTTCGACTTCCAGGTGGGCTTCCGGATCCTGCTGCTGGTGTTCGCCGCCGTGGTGCTCGGCGGGCTGGGCACCATCTGGGGCGCCATCCTCGGCGCGTTCGTCATCGGCCTCTTCACCGAGCTGTCGACGCTGTACATCGATCCGGAGTTCAAGTTCGTGGGCGCACTGGTCCTGCTCATCGTCATCCTGCTGATCAGGCCGCAGGGCCTGTTGGGCAGAGCGCAGAGAATCGGCTGAGGAGGCCTTCGGATGGACTGGAACGAGCTGCTGACCGGTTCGCTGCAGCAGGCGCTGGGGCCGACGGCCGCGGTCTACTGCCTGGCCGCGATCGGCCTCAACATCCACTTCGGTTACACCGGGCTGCTGAACTTCGGACAGGCCGGCTTCATGATGGTCGCGGGCTACGCCATGGTCACCATGTCGACGATCTGGAGCCAGAGCCTCTGGCTCGGCGTCCTCGTCGGAATCGTCCTGACCGTGATCCTGGCGCTGCTCCTGGGTGTGCCCACCCTGCGGCTGCGCGCCGACTACCTCGCGATCGTGACCATCGCAGCGGCCGAGATCATCCGGCAGGTGATCAGTGCCGCCAAGTTCTCCGACGATCTCGGTGGCCAGGACGGGCTCACGGGGTTCATCAAACCCTTCCGTGACAAGAATCCGTTCTCGGAACCCGTCGGCATCGACGGCCTGGTGACGTGGAGCCCGAACGACTTCTGGGTGATGACGGTGGGCTGGGGGCTGGTCGCTGTCTCGTGCCTGGTCGTCTGGCTGCTGATGCGCAGCCCGTGGGGCCGGGTGCTGAAGTCGATCCGCGAGGACGAGGACGCCGTCCGCTCGCTCGGGAAGAACGTCTACTCCTACAAGATGCAGTCCCTCATCATCGGCGGCCTGTTCGGCGCGCTCGCCGGCTTCGTCGTGGCACTGCGGTCGGCGACCGTGGGCCCGTCCTTCTTCGCCACGGACGTGACCTTCTTCGCCTACACCGTGCTGCTGATCGGCGGAGCGGCGCGGGTGCTCGGGCCGGTGGCGGGTGCGGTCATCTTCTGGTTCCTGATCACCGTGCTCGACCTGTTCTTCGGTCAGGCGACCGCCGGTGCCAACCCGATCATCCCGACGTGGATCATGAACGACACGCAGGCCAGCCTGATGCGCCTCATCTTCATGGGTCTCGGTCTGATGCTGTTGATGATCTATCGACCACAAGGAATCTTCGGCGACCGAAGGGAGCTGGCGCTCGATGCCCGATGAGCAGCACGAGGCGCTCGACACCAATGAGTCCGACGTGGTGATCGCGCCGCCGAGCCCGCGCACGACAGGGCGGGTCTTCGACGTCGATGTCGAAGCGGCGCGGCGCGCGCTGGCGGACGTCGAGCGAACGCCGGGCGTCGCCAAGCCCGACCCGATCCTGGTCGCGGACCAGATCACGCGGACCTTCGGCGGCCTCACGGCCGTGAACGTCGAGCACCTCGAGGTGCAACGAGGCGTGATCACCGGGCTGATCGGTCCCAACGGAGCTGGAAAGACGACTCTCTTCAACCTGCTCACCGGCTTCGACCGCCCGGACACCGGCTCCTGGTCCTTCAACGACCGGTCGCTGAACCGCGTGCCGGCGTACAAGGTCGCCCGGCGGGGCATGGTGCGCACGTTCCAGCTGACCAAGGTGCTGTCGAAGCTCACCGTCATCGAGAACATGCGGGTCGGAGCCACCGGCCAGCGGGGAGAGGGCCTGTTCGCCGCGATGATCGCGCCGCTGTGGAGGTCGCAGGAGACGGCCAACACGGCGCGGGCGGACGAGCTCCTCCAGCGGTTCATGCTGGACAAGAAGCGGGAGGACTTCGCGGGTTCCCTGTCCGGCGGCCAGCGCAAGCTGCTCGAGATGGCGCGGTCGTTGATGGCCGATCCTGAGCTGGTCATGCTCGACGAGCCGATGGCCGGCGTGAACCCCGCCCTCAAGCAGTCCCTGCTCGGGCACGTGAAGTCGCTGCGCGACGAGGGACGGACCGTCCTGTTCGTCGAGCACGACATGGACATGGTGCGCGACATCTCCGACTGGGTGGTGGTGATGGCGCAGGGCAAGATCGTCGCCGAGGGTCCGCCCGAGGCGGTGATGGCCGACCCCGCGGTGATCGACGCCTACCTGGGGGCGCACCACGACACCGAGCTCACCTTCGAGGCGGAGGAGCGGATCCTCGCCGAGGCGGAGGCCGAGATCGAGCAGGAGGCACAGAGCAATGACTGACGGAGCCACGCTCACCCCCGAGCAGGACGGCCACGCCGCCGCGGCGGAGGGCGCGGTCCTGCGCGCGGACGGCCTGGTGGCCGGCTACCTGCCGGGAGTCAACATCCTCAACGGGTCCGACTTCTACTGCCAGGAGGGTGAGCTGGTCGGCATCATCGGACCCAACGGAGCCGGCAAGTCGACGTTGCTCAAGGCGCTGTTCGGTCTGGTCCGGATCAGCGAGGGCACGGTGCGGCTGAAGGACAAGGACATCACCAACCAGCGAGCCGACGAGCTGGTGACCGCCGGCATCGGGTTCGTGCCCCAGACCGAGAACGTGTTCCCGTCGCTGACCATCCAGGAGAACCTGGAGATGGGCTGCTACCAGCGCCCGAGCAGCTTCCGGAAGCGCTTCGAGTTCGTCGGAGATCTGTTCCCCGCGCTCCTGGCTCGGCGCAACCAGCGGGCCGGCTCCCTCTCCGGAGGCGAGCGGCAGATGGTCGCGATGGGACGCGCCCTGATGATGGAGCCTTCGGTCCTGCTCCTCGACGAGCCCTCGGCCGGTCTCTCGCCGGTCCTGCAGGACGAGGTGTTCGTGCAGACGCGGAGGATCAACCGGGCGGGGGTCTCGGTGGTGATGGTGGAGCAGAACGCTCGCCGCTGCCTGCAGATCTGCGACCGCGGCTACGTGCTCGACCAGGGCCGGAACGCCTACACGGGAACCGGTCAGGAGCTGGGCCGTGACCCGAAGGTGATCGAGCTCTACCTGGGGACGCTCGGCGGGCACTGACCTGGAAGAGGACAAGCGAAAGGGCCCGGCCGGAGCCGGGCCCTTTCTGTGTTGTCTTGCTAGCGGCTGTTCAGATCACTCGCTCTGCGGCACGACGCCGGAGACCGTGTCGATCTGCTCGTAGGCGTTCTCGCCGCCGCTGTACTCGTAGATGCCGTACGTGCCGGCCGCCAGGCTGCCGGTGTCCGTCATGTCGGCCTGACCGCTCTTGCCGTCGTAGTCGATGTCCTCGCCGTCCTCGAGCAGCGTCTTGCACTCCTCGAACGTCGTGCACTTCGTGCCCTCACGAGTGACGTCGACGATGTTGGCGCCGATCGCCTCACCAGAGTCGTCACCGGCCGCGATCGCAGCGAGCGCGCTGATGATCACCGCGTCGTAGCTCTCCGGTCCGTAGAGAACCGCGTCGTCCGGCCCCATCGGGGGCGTCTCGAAAAGACGGGCCTCGAACTCGGGGTCGGGCGTTGCGGAGGTCGGAGCCGTGCCCTTGACCCCGTCGAGGTTGAAGTCCTCGTCGGGGTAGTTGGACAGGTTGCCGTCCACGAAGTA includes these proteins:
- the polA gene encoding DNA polymerase I, whose product is MPESPDVRPRLLLLDGHSLAYRAFFALPVENFSTATGQHTNAVYGFTSMLVNVLRDEQPTHAAVAFDVSRQTFRLAEYSEYKAKRNKTPGEFSSQLPLIERMLDAFAIPYLKAEGYEADDIIATLVTQALADETADMEVLILTGDRDSLQLVTDRSTVLYPMRGVSDLARMTPGAVVDKYGVPPERYPELAAIVGETSDNLPGVPGVGQGFAAKWLNTYDGLVNVIAHADEITGKKGDALREHLGDVIRNRRLNALVTDLDLGVRPTELVLQPWDRQAALTLFDELEFRGELRTRTIETLADEEPIEEGGFELAGRTLVDGEVKDFLDGLGDQVVGLHVRGSWAAGTGSVDGLGFAVADGQAAFVGVTGLGPDDEAAVAGWLADPARPKVLHDAKGPELALAAHGWVLAGVVSDTALTAYLARPDQRSYDLADLTLRYLRRELKGEAESDQGALFDDGAADAASTAMLYARAVIDLSTALEGELERAGGSRLLTEVELPLVHLLARMEQTGIAVDLDHLTSLEGHFGDEVRNAAEEAFAVIGKEINLGSPKQLQVVLFDELGMPKTKRTKTGYTTDADALQALYVKTEHPFLLHLLRHRDVSRLRQTIEGLLKTVQSDGRIHTTFNQMIAATGRLSSTEPNLQNIPIRTEEGRRIREGFVVGNGFESLMTADYSQIEMRIMAHLSEDKLLIEAFRSGRDFHSTTASRVFDVPADDVTTEMRAKIKAMNYGLAYGLSAFGLGQQLGIEPAEARGLMDEYFETFGGIRDYLAGVVDEARRTGFTETIMGRRRYLPDLTSDNRMRREMAERMALNAPIQGSAADLIKVAMLHTQQAIDEQGLRSRMLLQVHDELVFEVAPGERDALETVVRERMGGAADLAVPLDVSVGTGRSWHEAAH
- a CDS encoding hotdog fold thioesterase is translated as MTQEPGTADAAPIDIADFLASLPDGAGRLNEKLGVQLVEISAERVVGTMPVEGNTQPFRLLHGGASVALAETLGSVGSGLHAAQYGKVSVGVDINATHHRAATSGTVTGTATAIHLGRSSAAYEVVIVDERGKRVCTSRITCALIDPR
- a CDS encoding GNAT family N-acetyltransferase yields the protein MSRPGLTPRIARSEDAPELADLWSDVLRRVDRAEQIADLELVIKGAAASPEQRFIVVEYDGHVAGSVFLRLTTVSPINLEPCVQSIQPRVFVQYRRRGVGRTLMEAAVAFAEENGVLHVTTAVPATARDANRFMARIALAPAATFRIAPTAVVRSRLTPSAPAGHGRSTPRILVARRNQRRARATQSDVSLPD
- a CDS encoding ABC transporter permease subunit, which encodes MSWTRTMRLLALALMTLAFLGVAAPAQAGDVSAEETATECALVKPTDDDTISILGRICDRRERPPIAVPDVTVTVEDSEGNEIGEATSAADGTFVVDLPGAAIEHLGKSYTVILDESTLPEGTKPEITSRTININIDNDQTVIFPVGDAGPSAPGKFTEALQLAVGGLVFSVLLAMAALGLSMIFGTTGLTNFAHGELITFGALAAFFIDRLPGQIEVGGADITVILGVLSAFVLGGVFGWLNDTALWRPLRRRGTGLVAMMIVSIGLSLFLRNVYQYFAGAQQRNYSQYGAVEPWEIGDILLTPKELIVIVLGLAVLVAATSLLQFTRLGKATRAVADNPGLAASTGINVERVINIVWIGGAALAGLAGALLGVTQGFDFQVGFRILLLVFAAVVLGGLGTIWGAILGAFVIGLFTELSTLYIDPEFKFVGALVLLIVILLIRPQGLLGRAQRIG
- a CDS encoding branched-chain amino acid ABC transporter permease, giving the protein MDWNELLTGSLQQALGPTAAVYCLAAIGLNIHFGYTGLLNFGQAGFMMVAGYAMVTMSTIWSQSLWLGVLVGIVLTVILALLLGVPTLRLRADYLAIVTIAAAEIIRQVISAAKFSDDLGGQDGLTGFIKPFRDKNPFSEPVGIDGLVTWSPNDFWVMTVGWGLVAVSCLVVWLLMRSPWGRVLKSIREDEDAVRSLGKNVYSYKMQSLIIGGLFGALAGFVVALRSATVGPSFFATDVTFFAYTVLLIGGAARVLGPVAGAVIFWFLITVLDLFFGQATAGANPIIPTWIMNDTQASLMRLIFMGLGLMLLMIYRPQGIFGDRRELALDAR
- a CDS encoding ABC transporter ATP-binding protein; this encodes MPDEQHEALDTNESDVVIAPPSPRTTGRVFDVDVEAARRALADVERTPGVAKPDPILVADQITRTFGGLTAVNVEHLEVQRGVITGLIGPNGAGKTTLFNLLTGFDRPDTGSWSFNDRSLNRVPAYKVARRGMVRTFQLTKVLSKLTVIENMRVGATGQRGEGLFAAMIAPLWRSQETANTARADELLQRFMLDKKREDFAGSLSGGQRKLLEMARSLMADPELVMLDEPMAGVNPALKQSLLGHVKSLRDEGRTVLFVEHDMDMVRDISDWVVVMAQGKIVAEGPPEAVMADPAVIDAYLGAHHDTELTFEAEERILAEAEAEIEQEAQSND
- a CDS encoding ABC transporter ATP-binding protein; amino-acid sequence: MTDGATLTPEQDGHAAAAEGAVLRADGLVAGYLPGVNILNGSDFYCQEGELVGIIGPNGAGKSTLLKALFGLVRISEGTVRLKDKDITNQRADELVTAGIGFVPQTENVFPSLTIQENLEMGCYQRPSSFRKRFEFVGDLFPALLARRNQRAGSLSGGERQMVAMGRALMMEPSVLLLDEPSAGLSPVLQDEVFVQTRRINRAGVSVVMVEQNARRCLQICDRGYVLDQGRNAYTGTGQELGRDPKVIELYLGTLGGH